A stretch of the Teredinibacter haidensis genome encodes the following:
- a CDS encoding NAD-dependent epimerase/dehydratase family protein: protein MKVFLTGGNGFLGLNIVRALKSEGHEILCLVRENSNVDYLNQFNVKTISGSLQDKRFLHGVAENVDAVIHTAGITSCKKSDIPKLLEVNSEGTKNICEAALEKKLKRVVFTSTTSTIGCANSVSIHANEMTPLSGFREHNPYGVSKLKAERYVLDAVEKGLDAVILNPSEVVGPYDYNFQWGRIVLAVAFNQLPFIPPGGGSFCHAQEVGRTHVNALINGRAGERYILAGTNVTFRTYIESIEKMLGRVSDRPGGNYWMKYLKAWMSDNLPYLQITKPAVEAYRMRVFGGHYYFDSKKAVAELDYREASLDEMLEACIRWYKSSGIIPAKAA from the coding sequence ATGAAAGTATTTCTCACTGGAGGGAATGGTTTTCTTGGCTTAAATATCGTGAGAGCTCTTAAATCTGAAGGGCACGAGATACTGTGTTTGGTTCGTGAAAATTCTAATGTCGACTATCTGAACCAATTTAACGTTAAAACAATTAGCGGCAGTTTACAGGATAAACGATTTCTTCATGGTGTGGCAGAAAACGTCGACGCTGTAATTCACACGGCAGGTATTACCAGTTGCAAAAAATCGGATATACCAAAGTTGCTTGAAGTTAACTCTGAAGGAACGAAAAATATTTGTGAAGCCGCATTAGAAAAAAAGCTAAAACGCGTAGTTTTTACAAGTACTACATCTACAATAGGGTGCGCAAATAGCGTTTCAATTCATGCTAATGAAATGACCCCGTTGTCTGGGTTTAGAGAGCATAATCCCTATGGGGTATCCAAACTCAAAGCCGAACGTTACGTTCTTGATGCCGTTGAGAAGGGTTTGGATGCGGTTATCCTAAATCCATCGGAAGTGGTTGGCCCCTATGATTACAATTTTCAATGGGGCCGAATAGTACTTGCAGTGGCATTTAATCAACTTCCTTTTATTCCTCCGGGCGGTGGTAGTTTTTGTCACGCCCAGGAAGTAGGTCGGACCCATGTAAATGCTCTCATAAATGGTAGGGCGGGCGAAAGGTATATTCTAGCGGGTACAAATGTAACGTTTAGAACGTATATTGAGTCTATCGAAAAGATGTTGGGGCGTGTCTCGGATCGGCCGGGAGGTAATTATTGGATGAAATATCTAAAGGCTTGGATGAGCGATAACTTGCCGTACCTCCAAATAACGAAGCCCGCTGTTGAAGCCTATAGAATGCGGGTATTTGGCGGGCACTATTATTTCGATTCAAAAAAAGCAGTAGCAGAATTGGATTATCGGGAAGCTTCTTTAGATGAAATGCTAGAAGCTTGTATCCGTTGGTATAAAAGTTCCGGAATCATTCCGGCTAAAGCAGCTTAA
- a CDS encoding aminotransferase class I/II-fold pyridoxal phosphate-dependent enzyme has protein sequence MDSRGLIELERMPFKERLSKQYSFYLKELDNGYMMGREGFAPVDKIMKYKDLYSDEFHEVLIFGSNSYLGFSNHPYVKKRVKDAIDLYGIGSGGSPAFSGYTRQHKELELRLAKLAGHEDAVLLPGGYMANLCWVSGLMNRNDVIVYDKNSHASVINAIKMTGVPFYSFDPENLVDFENIVKRIREREGEDKQIFSTVEGVRSIDGTIIELAEYLKICKANNVITILDDAHGLGTVGATGKGTLEYLDLIGQVDLRMSTCSKALGAQGAFVSGSKELIFLLRNFSYPYVFTSGLAQPTIAAISAALDLLENEPEHVQNLHSNVVYMQDSLEAAGFNILRGESGIIPIFFGKDGHVRQLNKELFKKGLFANIMEYPMVPPGLERLRLSIMSTHTKEEMDRVVDLIDSTSKSI, from the coding sequence GTGGATTCTCGCGGATTAATCGAACTCGAACGCATGCCGTTCAAAGAAAGATTGTCGAAACAATATTCTTTTTATTTAAAGGAATTAGATAACGGCTACATGATGGGACGAGAAGGGTTCGCGCCAGTGGACAAAATAATGAAATACAAGGATTTGTATTCAGATGAGTTTCATGAGGTCCTAATTTTTGGCTCTAATAGTTATCTTGGTTTCTCAAATCATCCATACGTAAAGAAAAGAGTAAAGGATGCAATTGATTTGTATGGTATTGGCTCGGGCGGTAGTCCTGCATTTTCCGGTTACACTCGACAACACAAAGAGCTAGAGCTGCGTTTGGCTAAGCTTGCGGGCCATGAAGATGCAGTATTGCTCCCAGGCGGGTATATGGCAAATTTGTGCTGGGTAAGTGGATTAATGAACCGTAACGATGTGATCGTTTATGATAAAAATAGTCATGCAAGTGTCATTAACGCGATAAAAATGACCGGGGTTCCGTTCTATTCGTTCGACCCAGAAAATCTTGTAGATTTCGAAAATATTGTTAAACGAATTCGCGAACGAGAAGGCGAAGATAAACAGATATTCTCGACCGTCGAAGGTGTCCGCTCTATCGATGGAACTATTATTGAACTTGCCGAATACCTGAAGATTTGTAAGGCTAACAATGTTATCACTATTTTGGACGATGCTCACGGTCTAGGTACTGTCGGAGCAACGGGTAAAGGAACTCTAGAATATTTGGATCTTATTGGTCAGGTCGATTTGCGTATGTCCACCTGCAGTAAAGCCTTGGGAGCGCAAGGAGCTTTTGTCTCCGGAAGCAAGGAGTTGATTTTTCTCTTGCGTAATTTTTCGTACCCCTACGTTTTTACGTCCGGTTTAGCGCAGCCGACAATTGCAGCGATTTCTGCTGCGTTGGATCTATTAGAGAACGAGCCAGAACACGTTCAGAACTTGCATTCAAATGTTGTTTATATGCAGGATTCTCTGGAGGCAGCTGGATTCAATATTTTGCGTGGTGAATCAGGAATCATACCAATTTTCTTCGGGAAAGACGGCCATGTAAGACAACTTAATAAGGAGCTTTTCAAAAAAGGTTTGTTTGCAAATATAATGGAATACCCGATGGTTCCGCCCGGATTGGAGCGGCTGAGGCTTTCTATTATGTCTACCCATACAAAAGAAGAGATGGATAGAGTAGTTGATCTAATCGATTCGACAAGTAAATCAATTTGA
- a CDS encoding acyl carrier protein, with amino-acid sequence MNSDNALDTFFSVVNNIKKTAFSADIIATDFHLGGDLGIDSREMLEIWYDLEEQLSLSIPDTNKRDIYTVQDVLDVLENKTELQTA; translated from the coding sequence ATGAATAGTGACAATGCACTCGATACGTTTTTTAGTGTGGTTAACAATATTAAGAAAACAGCCTTTTCCGCAGATATCATTGCAACGGATTTTCATCTTGGTGGAGACCTGGGTATAGATTCTCGAGAGATGTTAGAAATTTGGTACGACCTAGAGGAGCAGCTCTCCTTGTCTATCCCAGACACTAACAAAAGAGATATCTATACCGTTCAGGATGTATTGGATGTCTTGGAAAATAAGACAGAACTTCAAACCGCGTAG
- the fabD gene encoding ACP S-malonyltransferase has translation MKTAYVFPGQGSQFLGMGAEYFDRFPELVKMADSMLGYSIKELCLDDPKKCLNKTDFTQPALYTVNALTYAAKIEDSSIKPDVVAGHSLGEYNALLAAGAFDFSTGLKIVQKRGELMAKADQGGMLAVLGIDIQKVETILRSLNNKNIQVANINSAKQTILSGDKAALLESTSVFEKSGARVVPLNVSAAFHSTYMNDAREEFSLYLRGFQFRSLEIPVIENLTAELYPEIRYETQLANQITGSVRWHDTVIWMIKNGYENIEEVGPGLVLTKLTSIIKNDLSEVSQKEETIPTAENNLLFMYGGQGFHYLGMGHELFETQNVFRKTMMQCDSMVNDILGVSIVHEFYEKDPEEVDVENILITHPAIYSFGYCLTKELESQGLRPAAVMGYSLGEYVAATIAGSITFNEGLTLVCKQAQLLKQHARDGSMLAVLADVKDYNMHLDDYANVTMGCINYNDNFIVSGKKNEILATKRRLESRGVLSLVLPVAHSFHSHHIETIKEPFTKIVDNIEMSAPNIRMYSPIKSGHLSDVDSEHLWKAIREQVNFNGIAGVLKESGEYRFVDLSPTASLASFLDRRFGKHEDHHYAVNQFGKNRDTLNKMVSVISGTT, from the coding sequence ATGAAAACAGCATATGTGTTTCCCGGGCAGGGATCGCAATTCTTGGGTATGGGCGCTGAATATTTTGATCGATTTCCAGAGCTCGTAAAGATGGCTGATTCAATGTTGGGATATTCTATTAAGGAGTTGTGCCTAGATGATCCCAAAAAATGTTTGAACAAAACTGACTTTACACAGCCGGCCCTCTATACGGTAAATGCCCTAACATATGCCGCAAAAATTGAAGATAGTTCGATAAAGCCCGACGTTGTAGCGGGCCATAGTCTTGGAGAGTACAACGCTTTATTGGCTGCCGGAGCTTTTGACTTTTCAACGGGTCTAAAAATAGTCCAAAAGCGTGGTGAATTGATGGCCAAGGCCGATCAAGGCGGTATGTTGGCGGTGCTAGGTATCGATATCCAAAAAGTGGAGACCATATTGCGTTCCCTGAATAATAAAAATATTCAGGTTGCTAATATAAATTCCGCAAAGCAGACTATTTTGTCTGGCGATAAAGCCGCGTTACTTGAAAGTACATCGGTATTTGAAAAGAGTGGTGCAAGAGTTGTCCCTTTAAATGTGAGCGCCGCTTTTCATTCGACTTATATGAACGATGCAAGAGAAGAGTTTTCATTGTATTTGCGCGGCTTTCAGTTTAGGTCCCTCGAAATTCCCGTTATTGAAAATCTCACAGCTGAATTATATCCGGAGATAAGATATGAGACGCAACTCGCGAATCAGATAACCGGATCCGTTCGATGGCACGATACCGTCATATGGATGATAAAAAATGGGTATGAGAATATTGAAGAGGTTGGGCCTGGGTTAGTTCTAACAAAGTTAACAAGTATCATAAAGAATGATCTTTCCGAAGTTTCGCAAAAGGAAGAAACTATACCAACAGCCGAAAATAACCTTCTATTTATGTACGGAGGACAAGGATTTCATTATTTGGGAATGGGTCATGAGTTGTTTGAAACACAGAACGTTTTCAGAAAAACAATGATGCAATGTGATTCTATGGTAAATGATATTCTTGGTGTTTCCATTGTGCATGAGTTCTACGAAAAAGATCCAGAGGAAGTTGATGTTGAAAATATTTTGATTACTCATCCAGCCATTTATAGCTTTGGCTATTGCCTAACCAAGGAATTGGAGTCGCAAGGGTTAAGGCCTGCCGCTGTCATGGGTTATAGTTTAGGAGAATATGTTGCTGCGACAATAGCTGGTTCTATAACGTTTAACGAAGGTCTCACTTTGGTTTGTAAGCAGGCACAGCTTTTAAAGCAGCATGCCAGAGACGGTAGTATGCTCGCCGTTCTAGCGGATGTTAAAGACTACAACATGCATCTCGATGACTACGCGAATGTCACAATGGGATGTATTAATTACAATGACAATTTTATTGTAAGTGGAAAGAAAAATGAAATATTAGCGACAAAACGTCGTTTGGAATCTAGAGGTGTCCTATCACTTGTTCTCCCCGTCGCTCATTCTTTCCATTCGCACCATATTGAGACAATCAAAGAACCCTTTACGAAAATCGTAGACAATATTGAAATGTCTGCGCCGAATATACGGATGTATTCGCCAATTAAGTCCGGCCATCTCAGTGACGTGGATTCTGAGCATTTATGGAAGGCTATTCGAGAGCAGGTCAACTTTAACGGTATAGCTGGGGTTTTGAAGGAGTCTGGAGAATATAGATTTGTAGACCTCAGTCCAACTGCATCCTTAGCCTCATTCCTAGATCGTCGTTTTGGTAAACATGAAGATCACCACTACGCCGTAAATCAATTTGGAAAAAATAGAGATACTTTGAATAAAATGGTCTCCGTGATATCTGGAACTACATAA
- a CDS encoding efflux RND transporter permease subunit: MKNIDKIFGHIPGWARKYRLFIGIFYVIVIGLSFVGAGKIQKDDSLKAWFGKDSEIFKNQNKFDKTFGSNEDVYIVYKAKDGDIFSTRSLTALSRLHNELADFGSDIQQNPESPLNHTREVISLVNIQVTNVVGNNLYTKEFIGPNIPKTKSGQEELRKSALGNQEIVLAYMSKDSQYGAISIKTDFGELKSSRKALDLVDSSDVVGMDWTFVEDDSELKDEYVEEETKDYDAYYFYMQAVRNEVLKAGIENDLDVYYAGLPEIVYFQTDVLDQEMPVIFLGLFLIILILLLVLFRHPAGVIWPATIVVLAVLLTLGFIGWSGVPSSSLSDPMILLIILISVADAVHLISTYNYQRSVGDTDAVGISNAYKKAGLSCFYSSLTTIIGFGSLWVVKPSIPIANFGYFCAVGIMMAFFVTITLLPIFLSFWSPKVHKLKAGGAAEKYRVADAIYNLVSKKSGFIVACFAFLIIAVGLGIKDLKVDTNVIESYKPDSYIRKAFEIADKNMGGTQNIDFMIDLHSDNALYDDQVLLKIEQFQNRVQTAFPDLVVTGISIADVMKRVNQQLHDGNIASYRMPESPGEISQLLFLFNNVSPDERRRLISDEFDATRVAFMVRNSGSTDYVELVAKGNEWLIEIFEPLKDRYPNIELINAGGVVTFMHLFDRIAHSQISSFAITLSIISIVLIIVFRSLSLSLLAVTSSVVPVVITFGVMGWLGLELNQFTMIVAPIILGIAVDDSIHLINKLRALLKQNSDINIATKVTLREIISPLGFTSIVLSGGLLTMLYSSDASFQAFGYLSAIAIMSALVSDIILIPSICILFFRKKISESLVNTEELSSQLGESSNV; encoded by the coding sequence ATGAAAAATATTGACAAAATTTTTGGACATATTCCTGGTTGGGCTAGAAAATACCGGCTGTTCATAGGGATTTTTTACGTCATTGTTATTGGCTTATCGTTTGTTGGTGCGGGAAAAATACAGAAGGATGACAGCCTAAAAGCATGGTTTGGAAAGGATTCTGAGATATTTAAAAACCAAAATAAGTTTGATAAAACTTTCGGAAGCAATGAAGACGTTTATATCGTATACAAGGCAAAAGATGGCGATATATTTTCCACTCGCTCCCTGACGGCCTTAAGTAGGCTTCATAATGAGCTTGCTGATTTTGGATCAGATATACAACAAAACCCAGAATCACCACTAAATCATACACGAGAAGTCATTTCGCTCGTCAATATTCAAGTAACAAATGTGGTAGGTAATAACCTATATACCAAAGAATTTATCGGTCCAAATATCCCGAAGACTAAATCTGGTCAAGAAGAGTTACGGAAATCTGCACTTGGAAATCAAGAGATTGTTTTAGCTTACATGTCCAAAGATTCTCAATATGGTGCTATATCGATAAAAACAGATTTTGGTGAATTGAAGTCATCCAGAAAAGCACTCGATTTGGTTGATAGTTCGGACGTTGTCGGTATGGATTGGACCTTTGTCGAAGACGATTCTGAGTTAAAGGACGAATATGTAGAGGAAGAAACTAAAGACTACGATGCGTACTATTTCTACATGCAAGCGGTACGTAATGAGGTCTTAAAGGCTGGAATTGAAAATGATCTCGACGTTTATTATGCCGGGCTTCCCGAGATTGTGTATTTTCAAACTGACGTACTTGATCAAGAAATGCCGGTAATATTTCTTGGTTTGTTTCTGATTATTTTGATTCTTTTACTTGTCTTGTTTAGACACCCCGCTGGGGTTATATGGCCGGCAACTATCGTTGTATTGGCCGTGTTGCTCACGCTAGGTTTTATTGGTTGGTCGGGAGTTCCAAGCTCTAGCTTGAGCGATCCGATGATATTACTCATCATATTAATCAGCGTAGCCGATGCTGTTCACCTCATATCGACCTACAACTATCAAAGGTCTGTTGGAGATACTGATGCCGTTGGTATTAGTAACGCCTACAAAAAGGCAGGCTTGTCTTGTTTTTACAGCTCGTTAACTACCATTATTGGCTTTGGCTCGCTCTGGGTTGTGAAACCCTCGATTCCGATCGCCAACTTTGGCTATTTCTGTGCCGTGGGTATTATGATGGCATTTTTTGTCACCATCACATTGCTACCGATATTTCTATCATTCTGGTCTCCTAAAGTTCATAAATTGAAGGCTGGTGGCGCCGCCGAAAAATATAGAGTTGCCGATGCTATATATAACCTTGTCTCAAAGAAGTCTGGTTTTATAGTGGCGTGTTTTGCGTTTCTCATAATAGCGGTAGGGTTGGGCATAAAAGATTTAAAAGTGGATACCAATGTAATAGAAAGCTATAAGCCCGACTCCTATATCCGTAAAGCCTTCGAGATAGCCGACAAAAACATGGGCGGCACTCAAAATATCGATTTTATGATAGATCTTCATTCAGACAATGCTCTATACGATGATCAGGTACTACTGAAGATCGAGCAATTTCAAAATCGCGTTCAAACGGCTTTTCCCGATCTTGTGGTTACCGGAATTTCAATTGCGGATGTAATGAAGAGAGTTAACCAACAGTTACATGATGGCAATATAGCGAGTTATCGTATGCCTGAATCACCAGGTGAGATTAGCCAGCTTCTTTTTCTATTCAATAATGTGTCACCGGACGAGAGAAGACGACTAATATCGGATGAATTCGATGCAACCCGCGTAGCCTTTATGGTTCGAAACTCTGGTTCGACGGATTATGTTGAATTGGTTGCAAAAGGTAATGAGTGGCTAATTGAGATATTTGAGCCGTTAAAAGACCGGTACCCCAATATCGAATTAATAAACGCGGGCGGTGTAGTAACGTTTATGCATTTATTTGATCGGATTGCCCATTCACAGATTTCCAGTTTCGCCATTACGCTATCAATAATCTCAATCGTATTAATTATTGTATTTAGATCACTTTCGCTGAGCTTACTAGCGGTAACGTCGAGCGTGGTGCCCGTAGTTATTACATTTGGGGTTATGGGGTGGTTAGGCTTGGAATTGAACCAATTTACGATGATTGTGGCTCCGATAATTCTTGGAATAGCTGTAGATGATTCTATTCATCTTATTAACAAACTTAGAGCTTTATTGAAGCAGAATAGTGATATAAACATCGCGACCAAGGTAACGTTAAGAGAAATAATCAGCCCTCTCGGGTTTACATCAATTGTATTGTCCGGCGGATTGCTAACGATGCTATACAGTTCAGACGCTTCATTCCAGGCTTTTGGGTACCTAAGTGCAATAGCAATAATGAGCGCTCTTGTGTCTGACATCATACTTATACCTTCAATATGTATTTTATTCTTTCGTAAAAAGATCTCGGAATCTCTGGTGAATACCGAAGAGCTATCGTCCCAATTAGGAGAATCTTCAAATGTTTAA
- a CDS encoding outer membrane lipoprotein-sorting protein, whose translation MFKTLPLLLISISISCMASSSPEITKIGDVKVETETDMTRSEDTSNADRQGSLDVNGIMAKVIDRYVGHTEVSTISLMTCPYRMKNNSLSCSSKPRKKTVKSLTKSYGDNLRDSKGLMLIVSPVAEYGIGVLQYDYTSSGKDADQWLYLPELDQVKRVASSADAPKKGSLFGSEFALEDMEKEKIEEYHYTIIEESEFSGHDAIVIEQKPNLERAKKSNYLKRVKWVDRENYVVLKEDFYELNGELLKTSLSSDIENIEGIWTVKKQTMRNIKTSRISLIQYTGVTYNLDIDDEYLTQRILSDSVFRENFLNSLGDLKVADNMQESSSR comes from the coding sequence ATGTTTAAAACTCTGCCTCTATTGCTGATTTCGATTTCGATTTCTTGTATGGCGTCTTCCAGTCCTGAAATAACAAAAATCGGCGATGTAAAAGTAGAAACTGAAACTGATATGACAAGAAGTGAGGATACGTCTAACGCGGATAGACAAGGCAGTCTAGACGTTAATGGGATCATGGCGAAAGTTATTGATCGCTATGTAGGTCATACAGAGGTCAGTACTATATCGCTTATGACATGCCCTTACCGAATGAAAAATAATTCATTAAGCTGTTCATCGAAGCCAAGGAAGAAAACCGTTAAGTCATTAACAAAGAGTTACGGTGATAATTTGCGCGACAGTAAAGGCTTGATGCTAATCGTTTCTCCGGTTGCCGAATATGGGATTGGGGTTTTACAGTATGATTATACCAGTAGCGGAAAGGATGCAGATCAATGGTTGTATCTTCCGGAGCTGGATCAAGTGAAACGTGTCGCGTCATCTGCAGATGCACCGAAAAAAGGATCGTTGTTCGGAAGCGAATTTGCTCTAGAGGACATGGAAAAGGAAAAGATTGAAGAGTACCACTATACAATTATTGAGGAATCTGAATTTTCCGGGCACGATGCCATTGTTATTGAGCAAAAACCAAATTTGGAACGCGCCAAAAAATCCAATTATCTAAAGAGAGTGAAGTGGGTTGACAGAGAAAACTATGTCGTTCTTAAAGAAGATTTTTATGAGCTAAATGGCGAGCTACTCAAGACCAGCTTAAGTTCAGATATTGAAAATATCGAAGGTATTTGGACAGTTAAAAAGCAAACGATGAGAAATATAAAAACGAGCCGAATTTCATTAATTCAATACACTGGCGTCACTTACAACCTTGATATAGATGATGAGTATCTAACGCAGAGAATTCTTAGTGATTCAGTTTTTCGGGAGAATTTTTTGAACTCACTAGGTGATTTGAAAGTGGCAGATAATATGCAGGAATCCTCTTCCCGCTGA